In Bacteroides cellulosilyticus, the genomic stretch AGGGAAGTGTTGAACATCAATAATCAAGAGGTGCTCGATACTATAAAAGATATTATACAGAGAAGTGGAAATCTGACCAATGCTCCTTATCAGATGGGTGTCACAGAGGCCCGAAAACAGTTACAGGACTCCGAAAAGCGCTTTGATGAAGGAGAGTATGTGAGTGAAGAGGAAATGGAAGAGTTTTATAATGCACTGCAATAATGAAAATACAATACGACATTGAAGCACGACGCCAGATCGGTGAGATTTTTAAATATGGAAAAGTGAAATTTGGTACTCAGACTGCTTTGAAATATAAAGAGAAACTCAGAGAAAAAATAAATACTTTAAAACAGAATCCCTTAATCGGCAATATCGAGTGGTTACTGACTGATGAAGAGCATGAATACAGATTTCTTTTAGTGAAACCTTATAAGATAATATACTCCGTAAGGGGAGATATTATAAGAATTCATCTTTTTTGGCATATTCACCGTAATCCTGATATTTTAAAAGATTATCCGATAGGAGTCTGTGAAGAAGCATCTCCTTATGGAAATATTTAATTATTTACGGTTTTTCTTCAGATCAGGCAAAAACCAGGTAACCAATCCGAGTAACGGCATATAAGCGCAGACATTATAAACAGCTTCGATGCCGAACTTATCCGCCATATTTCCCAATACAGCCGAGGCAATACCTGCTACTCCGAAAGCAAATCCGAAGAATAGTCCGGAGATCAGTCCCAGTTTACTGGGTAATAACTCCTGCGCATATAACAGGATGGCGGGGAAAGCAGATGAAAGAACCAGGCCGACACAGAAACTCATAATAATTGTGGCAAGCAAGCCAACATGAGGCATCAGCATACTGAAAGGTGCAGCACCGAGGATGGAACCCCAGATGACATACTTTCTTCCGATACGATCTCCGATAGGACCACCCATCAGTGTACCGATGGCTGTAGCCACAAGAAACACAAAGAGGTAAAGCTGGGAGTCCTGCACACTTACTCCGAATTTATCAATCAGATAGAAAGTATAATAGCTGCTTAAGCTTGCCATATAAATATATTTGGAGAAGATAAGTATCAGCAGGATAGAAATGGAAAGAACCGTTTTCCCCATAGGCAAAGGCATCTGCATATGAGGTTGCAGGGCAATATGATCACGTTTCATCCGGGTAATGTATCCTTTGTACCATTTGCCGACAGGTATCATTACCATGATTGCTATCACTGATAAAATTGCGAATAATGCAATGTTGTGCCTGCCATAAGGTGCTACAATTAAAGCTACCAGTAACGGCCCCAATGATCCTCCCAGGTTTCCACCCACCTGAAACAGGGATTGTGCCAATCCTCTTCTGCCTCCGGAGGCGAGCGAAGTGATGCGGGATGCTTCCGGGTGAAGTACGGAAGAACCTATACCTATGATGAACACTGAGAACAATACCCAACAAAGATTCGTGGAAAAGGCCAGATTCAACAATCCGGTCATAGTGAACAACATCCCCATCGGTAGTGTCCAGGCAAACGGGCGCTTATCAAAAAATAATCCGAATACGGGTTGGAATACCGATGCGGACATCTGATAAACCAGCGTAATCAATCCGATTTGTGCAAAACTCAACGTCAAATCCTCTTTGAAAAGCGGATATGTGGCGGTTATGACGGATTGCAATAAGTCGTTCAGACAATGGGAAATACTTAATGCGATCAATATCGGATAAGCTATTGAGCTTACCGGGCGTTGTGTATTCTGTTGCATGATGGTTGCGTCTCTAATGTAAATAGGGCGCAAAGGTACAAAATAAAATGATTAATACGGATGAGTAAACCAAAAGCATGAACCTTCTCCTTCGGTTGATTCCACTCCGATTTTTCCTCCCATCTGAGATACTAAACTTTTGCAGATGGAAAGTCCGAGACCGGTGCCCTGTACAAAAGTATTAAGTTTCACAAACCGTTCGAATATGCTATCAATTTTCTCTTGGGGAATCCCGACACCTGTATCACGTACATAGAATTTTATTTTGTGGGGTGCCGTCTGTTCATATCCTAAAGCGATAGTGCCTTGTTTCGTAAACTTCAATGCATTGTTTATGAAATTGGTTATGACCTGCATGAACCGGTTCTTGTCTGTATAAATATGACAATCGGGCATATACTTCTCGAAGACCAGATCCACAGTTTCCGGCACTTTCATCTCCATCGATTTGATGATTTTCATGCA encodes the following:
- a CDS encoding type II toxin-antitoxin system RelE/ParE family toxin, producing the protein MKIQYDIEARRQIGEIFKYGKVKFGTQTALKYKEKLREKINTLKQNPLIGNIEWLLTDEEHEYRFLLVKPYKIIYSVRGDIIRIHLFWHIHRNPDILKDYPIGVCEEASPYGNI
- a CDS encoding MFS transporter is translated as MQQNTQRPVSSIAYPILIALSISHCLNDLLQSVITATYPLFKEDLTLSFAQIGLITLVYQMSASVFQPVFGLFFDKRPFAWTLPMGMLFTMTGLLNLAFSTNLCWVLFSVFIIGIGSSVLHPEASRITSLASGGRRGLAQSLFQVGGNLGGSLGPLLVALIVAPYGRHNIALFAILSVIAIMVMIPVGKWYKGYITRMKRDHIALQPHMQMPLPMGKTVLSISILLILIFSKYIYMASLSSYYTFYLIDKFGVSVQDSQLYLFVFLVATAIGTLMGGPIGDRIGRKYVIWGSILGAAPFSMLMPHVGLLATIIMSFCVGLVLSSAFPAILLYAQELLPSKLGLISGLFFGFAFGVAGIASAVLGNMADKFGIEAVYNVCAYMPLLGLVTWFLPDLKKNRK